A genomic window from Punica granatum isolate Tunisia-2019 chromosome 2, ASM765513v2, whole genome shotgun sequence includes:
- the LOC116197047 gene encoding uncharacterized protein LOC116197047 produces MSSSSIISQTLHRKRPTFSFTTSAPSLPLSSTDSSSSSSASAGLRRRLSSISFSLPAASSSASWALQRSKSLPAIGAQTCSSVKRWWDSAWAWVLSRKPAFAKDLEMNEEETKLVGSSGRGSWRHVFYKARAELRKLVGSDHVGLPQTCRYDSFNYSKNFDDGRPRFHS; encoded by the coding sequence ATGAGCTCCTCCTCCATCATATCCCAGACCCTCCACAGGAAGCGGCCCACCTTCAGCTTCACCACCTCCGCCCCCTCCCTCCCCCTCTCCAGCACcgactcctcctcctcctcctctgcctCCGCCGGCCTCCGCCGCCGCCTCTCCTccatctccttctctctccccgccgcctcctcctccgcctcctGGGCCCTGCAGCGGTCCAAGTCCCTCCCTGCCATCGGTGCCCAGACCTGCTCCTCCGTCAAGCGATGGTGGGACTCCGCCTGGGCCTGGGTCCTCTCCCGGAAACCCGCCTTCGCCAAGGACCTCGAAATGAACGAGGAGGAGACCAAGCTCGTCGGCTCCTCCGGCCGGGGCAGCTGGAGGCACGTCTTCTACAAGGCCCGGGCCGAGCTCCGGAAGCTCGTCGGCTCCGACCACGTCGGCCTCCCCCAGACCTGTAGGTACGACTCCTTCAACTACTCCAAGAACTTCGACGACGGCCGGCCGAGGTTCCACAGCTGA
- the LOC116194081 gene encoding CMP-sialic acid transporter 2-like isoform X2, which translates to MEYRKLKDQDKDEDPTGDDLESLRGKALSVPVNPLSTLGGGPSNRQWKRKSIVTLALTILTSSQSILIVWSKRAGKYDYSVTTANFSVETLKCVLSLAFLMRIWKREGVTEDNRLSTTLNEVSVYPIPAALYLVKNLLQYYIFAYVDAPGYQILKNLNIISTGVLYRIILKRELSEIQWAAFILLCAGCTTAQLNSNSDRVLDTPVQGWIMAIVMALLSGFAGVYTEAIIKKRPSRNINVQNFWLYIFGMIFNAIAIFIQDFDAVMNKGFFHGYSLITTIMILNHALSGIAVSMVMKYADNIVKVYSTSVAMLLTAVVSVFLFGFHLSLAFFLGSIVVSVSIYLHSIGKPRR; encoded by the exons ATGGAGTACCGGAAGCTCAAAGATCAG GATAAGGACGAGGATCCGACAGGAGATGATTTAGAGAGCCTGCGGGGAAAGGCTCTTTCAG TTCCTGTAAACCCTCTGAGTACATTAGGAGGTGGCCCTAGTAATCGCCAGTGGAAGCGCAA GTCCATCGTCACCCTTGCTTTGACAATTCTTACAAGTTCACAATCAATACTCATCGTTTGGTCCAAGAGAGCTGGGAAGTATGACTACAGTGTCACCACTGCTAATTTTTCG GTAGAAACGCTGAAATGTGTATTATCACTTGCTTTCTTGATGAGAATCTGGAAGAGGGAAGGTGTCACAGAAGATAACAG GCTGAGTACTACACTGAATGAAGTCAGCGTCTATCCTATTCCTGCGGCACTTTACCTTGTCAAAAATTTGCTTCAG TATTACATCTTTGCTTATGTGGATGCTCCAGGATACCAGATACTAAAGAATCTGAATATCATCAGCACTGGTGTCCTGTATCGAATAATACTTAAGAGAGA GTTGAGTGAGATTCAATGGGCAGCATTCATTCTACTATGTGCGGGATGCACTACAGCTCAGCTAAACTCGAA CTCTGATCGCGTGCTTGATACTCCAGTTCAGGGTTGGATAATGGCCATT GTAATGGCACTTCTAAGTGGGTTTGCTGGAGTTTACACTGAG GCTATAATAAAAAAGCGTCCTTCGAGAAACATAAATGTGCAAAACTTCTGGTTGTATATATTTGGGATGATTTTCAATGCTATTGCAATATTCATTCAAGATTTTGATGCGGTCATGAACAA GGGGTTTTTCCACGGATACTCTTTGATCACAACTATCATGATCCTCAATCATGCGTTGAG TGGCATTGCTGTATCTATGGTAATGAAGTACGCCGACAATATTGTGAAG GTTTATTCGACTTCAGTGGCAATGCTTCTGACAGCAGTGGTCTCTGTGTTCCTCTTCGGATTTCATCTATCCCTAGCCTTCTTTCTTGGTTCGAT TGTTGTCTCGGTCTCGATATACTTGCACTCCATTGGGAAGCCGAGGAGATAG
- the LOC116194082 gene encoding uncharacterized protein LOC116194082, protein MSLRIKAVVDKFVQELKEALDADIQDRIMKEREMQSYIEEREREVAEREAAWKAELSRREAEIARQEARLKMEKENLEKEKSVLMGTASNQDNQDGALEITVSGEKYRCLRFAKAKK, encoded by the exons ATGTCGCTGAGGATAAAGGCAGTGGTGGACAAGTTCGTGCAGGAGCTGAAGGAAGCTCTCGATGCGGACATCCAAGACAGGATCATGAAGGAGAGGGAGATGCAGAGTTATATCGAGGAACGGGAACGCGAGGTCGCCGAGCGCGAAGCCGCTTGGAAGGCAGAGCTCTCCCGTCGCGAG GCAGAAATAGCCCGACAAGAAGCAAGATTGAAGATGGAGAAGGAAAACCTTGAGAAGGAGAAGAGCGTCCTAATGGGGACAGCGTCGAATCAAGATAACCAAGACGGAGCTCTCGAGATTACCGTGAGCGGAGAGAAGTATCGATGTTTAAGGTTTGCAAAGGCCAAAAAATGA
- the LOC116194081 gene encoding CMP-sialic acid transporter 2-like isoform X1, which produces MEYRKLKDQDKDEDPTGDDLESLRGKALSGVPVNPLSTLGGGPSNRQWKRKSIVTLALTILTSSQSILIVWSKRAGKYDYSVTTANFSVETLKCVLSLAFLMRIWKREGVTEDNRLSTTLNEVSVYPIPAALYLVKNLLQYYIFAYVDAPGYQILKNLNIISTGVLYRIILKRELSEIQWAAFILLCAGCTTAQLNSNSDRVLDTPVQGWIMAIVMALLSGFAGVYTEAIIKKRPSRNINVQNFWLYIFGMIFNAIAIFIQDFDAVMNKGFFHGYSLITTIMILNHALSGIAVSMVMKYADNIVKVYSTSVAMLLTAVVSVFLFGFHLSLAFFLGSIVVSVSIYLHSIGKPRR; this is translated from the exons ATGGAGTACCGGAAGCTCAAAGATCAG GATAAGGACGAGGATCCGACAGGAGATGATTTAGAGAGCCTGCGGGGAAAGGCTCTTTCAGGTG TTCCTGTAAACCCTCTGAGTACATTAGGAGGTGGCCCTAGTAATCGCCAGTGGAAGCGCAA GTCCATCGTCACCCTTGCTTTGACAATTCTTACAAGTTCACAATCAATACTCATCGTTTGGTCCAAGAGAGCTGGGAAGTATGACTACAGTGTCACCACTGCTAATTTTTCG GTAGAAACGCTGAAATGTGTATTATCACTTGCTTTCTTGATGAGAATCTGGAAGAGGGAAGGTGTCACAGAAGATAACAG GCTGAGTACTACACTGAATGAAGTCAGCGTCTATCCTATTCCTGCGGCACTTTACCTTGTCAAAAATTTGCTTCAG TATTACATCTTTGCTTATGTGGATGCTCCAGGATACCAGATACTAAAGAATCTGAATATCATCAGCACTGGTGTCCTGTATCGAATAATACTTAAGAGAGA GTTGAGTGAGATTCAATGGGCAGCATTCATTCTACTATGTGCGGGATGCACTACAGCTCAGCTAAACTCGAA CTCTGATCGCGTGCTTGATACTCCAGTTCAGGGTTGGATAATGGCCATT GTAATGGCACTTCTAAGTGGGTTTGCTGGAGTTTACACTGAG GCTATAATAAAAAAGCGTCCTTCGAGAAACATAAATGTGCAAAACTTCTGGTTGTATATATTTGGGATGATTTTCAATGCTATTGCAATATTCATTCAAGATTTTGATGCGGTCATGAACAA GGGGTTTTTCCACGGATACTCTTTGATCACAACTATCATGATCCTCAATCATGCGTTGAG TGGCATTGCTGTATCTATGGTAATGAAGTACGCCGACAATATTGTGAAG GTTTATTCGACTTCAGTGGCAATGCTTCTGACAGCAGTGGTCTCTGTGTTCCTCTTCGGATTTCATCTATCCCTAGCCTTCTTTCTTGGTTCGAT TGTTGTCTCGGTCTCGATATACTTGCACTCCATTGGGAAGCCGAGGAGATAG